A window of the Streptomyces sp. NBC_01351 genome harbors these coding sequences:
- a CDS encoding FUSC family protein, with product MSTERTEHIASRRARHHPLAPPAWLLSALKPTSAPIPWAAVARAAIALAAPLAVGFALDEPEYGALVSMGALSGVIGDTADAYRMRILNIAVPQLFGAVGIALGTLVFGHGWLAVGALTLVALVSGMISSIGTVASACGLLLLLNAVVGAGLPMPQPWWTAPLLLSAGGLFVLALTLLGWPLRGRQPERAAVAATYRALADALEAAGGPGATFDERRQQVTQTLNQAYDLVLGRRARIHGRSPALVRMLAQLNVVIPLVEAAPAAHLRRRPMPPEIPAAVRELATAVEEGRTCTPELNLPEPHTPAERAVDAALRHAANIVHQPEPDPFNVDDRLGRPAALRVRARHAVRDMMLSGASWRYGLRLALCIGLAQSLVSLIEVERSYWVALTVTFVLKPDFGSVFSRAVLRALGTAAGLVIAAAVLAEVPRGWWDVPVMMVLAALIPAFSAKGYAFQTAAITPVILLLSDLLNHSGFDLIRPRLLDSLIGCAITLIAGYLLWPESWHTRIGDRLAEAVDDAARYVERAFAPVADEEALRVARQSRLQARRRIYRDLSGVRSEFQRALTEPPPTGTRAAAWWPLVVAVERIVDATTAARVRVNHGAVPPAASEVDWIARELRSLAEGVRNSTTPVHVEVEPQAAESSVLGPVHQEVAAARAIARPNP from the coding sequence ATGAGCACCGAACGCACCGAACACATAGCGTCGCGGCGGGCCCGGCACCATCCGCTGGCCCCGCCCGCCTGGCTGCTCTCGGCACTGAAGCCGACCTCCGCCCCGATCCCCTGGGCCGCCGTGGCCCGGGCCGCGATCGCGCTGGCCGCCCCGCTGGCCGTCGGCTTCGCACTGGACGAGCCCGAGTACGGCGCGCTCGTCTCCATGGGCGCCCTCTCCGGGGTCATCGGCGACACCGCCGACGCCTACCGGATGCGGATCCTGAACATCGCCGTCCCCCAGCTCTTCGGCGCCGTCGGCATCGCGCTGGGCACCCTGGTCTTCGGGCACGGCTGGCTCGCCGTCGGCGCCCTCACCCTGGTCGCCCTGGTCTCCGGCATGATCTCCTCGATCGGCACGGTCGCCTCGGCGTGCGGGCTGCTCCTCCTGCTCAACGCCGTCGTCGGCGCCGGGCTCCCCATGCCCCAGCCCTGGTGGACGGCTCCGCTACTGCTGAGCGCGGGCGGGCTGTTCGTCCTCGCGCTGACCCTGCTGGGCTGGCCGCTGCGCGGCCGGCAGCCTGAACGGGCCGCCGTGGCCGCCACGTACCGGGCCCTGGCCGACGCCCTGGAAGCCGCCGGCGGGCCGGGCGCCACCTTCGACGAGCGCCGCCAACAGGTCACCCAGACCCTGAACCAGGCCTACGACCTCGTACTCGGCCGACGGGCCCGGATCCACGGCCGCAGCCCCGCACTCGTGCGGATGCTGGCCCAGCTCAACGTGGTGATCCCACTGGTCGAGGCTGCGCCCGCCGCACACCTGCGCCGCCGCCCGATGCCCCCGGAGATCCCGGCGGCCGTCAGAGAACTGGCGACGGCCGTGGAGGAAGGCCGCACCTGTACTCCCGAACTGAACCTGCCGGAACCGCACACCCCCGCCGAGCGGGCCGTCGACGCTGCCCTGCGCCACGCGGCGAACATCGTCCACCAGCCCGAACCCGACCCCTTCAACGTCGACGACCGCCTCGGCCGGCCCGCCGCCCTGCGGGTGCGCGCCCGGCACGCGGTCCGCGACATGATGCTGTCCGGCGCCTCCTGGCGGTACGGCCTGCGGCTCGCCCTGTGCATCGGGCTCGCGCAGTCCCTCGTCTCCCTGATCGAGGTGGAGCGGTCCTACTGGGTCGCGCTGACCGTCACCTTCGTCCTCAAGCCCGACTTCGGCTCGGTGTTCTCCCGGGCCGTGCTGCGCGCGCTGGGCACCGCCGCGGGCCTGGTCATCGCGGCCGCCGTACTCGCCGAAGTCCCGCGCGGCTGGTGGGACGTCCCGGTGATGATGGTCCTGGCAGCCCTCATCCCCGCGTTCTCCGCCAAGGGCTACGCCTTCCAGACCGCGGCGATCACCCCGGTCATCCTGCTCCTCTCGGACCTGCTCAACCACTCGGGCTTCGACCTGATCCGCCCCCGGCTGTTGGACAGCCTGATCGGCTGCGCCATCACACTGATCGCCGGCTACCTGCTGTGGCCCGAGAGCTGGCACACCCGGATCGGGGACCGGCTCGCGGAGGCCGTGGACGACGCCGCCCGGTACGTGGAGCGGGCCTTCGCGCCGGTCGCGGACGAAGAGGCGCTCCGGGTGGCCCGGCAGTCCCGCCTGCAGGCCCGGCGACGGATCTACCGGGACCTGTCGGGCGTGCGCAGCGAGTTCCAGCGGGCCCTGACCGAACCCCCGCCGACCGGCACCCGCGCAGCCGCCTGGTGGCCCCTGGTGGTGGCCGTCGAACGCATCGTGGACGCGACCACCGCCGCCCGCGTCCGCGTCAACCACGGCGCGGTGCCGCCTGCGGCGAGCGAGGTGGACTGGATCGCGCGGGAGCTCCGCTCTCTCGCCGAGGGAGTACGGAACTCCACGACCCCGGTCCACGTGGAGGTGGAACCGCAGGCCGCCGAATCGAGCGTGCTGGGCCCGGTCCACCAAGAGGTGGCAGCAGCCCGGGCCATCGCCCGCCCGAACCCCTGA
- a CDS encoding RrF2 family transcriptional regulator — MGEGVEWALHSCVNLAWIGPDRAVSAARLAAWHELPAAYLNKQLQALARAGILTSSPGPRGGFRLARPLAAISLMDVVAAVEGPEEAFRCAEIREQGPGAEPAPGAAAEAGQGAECAIAHAMTRAELAWRRALAAQNLDEIRQQAERQAPRAAERLRAWLAEQ; from the coding sequence ATGGGCGAGGGCGTCGAGTGGGCGCTGCACAGCTGCGTCAACCTGGCCTGGATCGGCCCCGATCGGGCCGTGTCCGCGGCGCGGCTCGCCGCCTGGCACGAACTGCCCGCGGCCTACCTGAACAAGCAGCTCCAGGCGCTGGCCCGGGCGGGCATCCTCACTTCCAGCCCCGGCCCCCGCGGCGGCTTCCGGCTGGCCCGCCCGCTCGCCGCCATCTCGCTCATGGACGTGGTCGCCGCCGTCGAGGGGCCCGAGGAGGCCTTCCGGTGCGCGGAGATCCGGGAGCAGGGCCCCGGGGCGGAACCGGCTCCGGGGGCGGCGGCAGAGGCCGGCCAGGGCGCGGAGTGTGCCATCGCGCACGCCATGACCCGGGCCGAACTGGCCTGGCGCCGGGCCCTCGCCGCCCAGAACCTCGACGAGATCCGGCAGCAGGCCGAACGGCAGGCCCCCCGGGCCGCCGAGCGGCTCCGCGCCTGGCTCGCCGAGCAGTAG
- a CDS encoding multicopper oxidase family protein — MSKSGKNQGNDKRRMPRWKRVSLILGAVAGVFVLTIGSLFTWLYTGAKLSTVGAVDFTNALRVPPLAPSTVEADGTRVFDLRMQAGQTEFTPGAPTPTWGFNGSCLGPTLRAAKGEKVRVRIANGLSEESTVHWHGMHLPAAMDGGPHQMVPAGGSWAPEWTVDQPAATLWYHPHPHGATETHVQRGLAGLFLLDDAESRALDLPDRYGIDDVPVIVQDVRFDGDARFDHDHKLMRNVGFLGDRTMVNGTLDPYFTVGDELVRLRLLNASTARVYTFGFDDGREFRQIASDGGLLEAPHTTDRLRLSPGERAEVVVRMQPGERTVLRSHPLDAGLDFWNQRFGGGDDSFDVMELRAAPTLRPSPDVPSALTRLALPTGEDSARSRFFELKLSGINGRKMDMARVDETVTRGTAETWTLRNQDGMPHNFHVHDVQFRILDIDGKAPPPPLRGPKDTVFIPSGSTVRIAMRFDGPADPDVPYMYHCHLLYHEDQGMMGQFVVVDPGATAGTPKPPASGGSHQH; from the coding sequence ATGTCGAAGAGCGGGAAGAACCAGGGGAACGACAAGCGCCGGATGCCCCGGTGGAAGCGGGTGTCGCTGATCCTCGGCGCGGTCGCCGGGGTCTTCGTCCTCACCATCGGCTCCCTGTTCACCTGGCTCTACACCGGAGCCAAGCTGTCCACCGTCGGGGCCGTGGACTTCACCAACGCCCTCCGCGTGCCGCCCCTCGCCCCGTCCACCGTCGAGGCGGACGGGACACGGGTCTTCGACCTGCGGATGCAGGCGGGGCAGACGGAGTTCACACCGGGTGCCCCGACCCCGACCTGGGGGTTCAACGGCAGCTGCCTCGGACCCACCCTGCGCGCGGCGAAGGGCGAGAAGGTGCGGGTGAGGATAGCCAACGGGCTCTCGGAGGAGTCCACGGTCCACTGGCACGGCATGCACCTGCCCGCCGCGATGGACGGCGGGCCGCACCAGATGGTGCCGGCGGGCGGCAGTTGGGCGCCGGAGTGGACCGTCGACCAGCCGGCCGCCACCCTCTGGTACCACCCGCACCCGCACGGCGCGACCGAGACGCACGTCCAGCGGGGCCTCGCGGGCCTGTTCCTCCTCGACGACGCGGAGAGCCGGGCGCTCGACCTGCCCGACCGGTACGGGATCGACGACGTGCCCGTCATCGTCCAGGACGTACGGTTCGACGGCGATGCCCGCTTCGACCACGACCACAAGCTGATGCGCAACGTCGGTTTCCTCGGCGACCGGACGATGGTCAACGGCACCCTGGACCCGTACTTCACCGTCGGCGACGAGCTGGTCCGGCTGCGGCTGCTGAACGCCTCCACCGCCCGCGTGTACACCTTCGGCTTCGACGACGGACGCGAGTTCCGGCAGATCGCCTCCGACGGCGGCCTCCTCGAAGCCCCGCACACCACCGACCGGCTGCGGCTGTCCCCGGGGGAGCGCGCGGAGGTCGTCGTACGGATGCAGCCGGGCGAGCGGACCGTCCTGCGCTCCCACCCCCTGGACGCCGGACTGGACTTCTGGAACCAGCGGTTCGGGGGCGGCGACGACTCCTTCGACGTGATGGAGCTCCGCGCGGCCCCCACCCTGCGCCCCTCGCCGGACGTCCCGTCGGCGCTGACCCGCCTCGCGCTCCCCACGGGGGAGGACTCGGCCCGCAGCCGGTTCTTCGAGCTCAAGCTGTCCGGGATCAACGGCCGGAAGATGGACATGGCCCGGGTGGACGAGACGGTCACCCGCGGCACCGCCGAGACCTGGACGCTCCGCAACCAGGACGGGATGCCGCACAACTTCCACGTCCACGACGTGCAGTTCCGGATCCTCGACATCGACGGGAAGGCCCCGCCACCGCCGCTGCGGGGCCCGAAGGACACCGTGTTCATCCCGTCCGGTTCGACGGTCCGCATCGCGATGCGCTTCGACGGCCCCGCGGACCCGGACGTCCCGTACATGTACCACTGCCACCTGCTGTACCACGAGGACCAGGGCATGATGGGCCAGTTCGTGGTCGTGGACCCGGGCGCCACCGCAGGCACCCCCAAACCGCCCGCCTCGGGCGGCTCACATCAGCACTAG
- a CDS encoding CbtB domain-containing protein, translating to MAHSAVPTTAPAVAPISLSALAPWAAFVAVLTLVLLYFVGIEQGATAIFEGETVHEWLHDGRHLLGFPCH from the coding sequence ATGGCCCACTCCGCCGTGCCCACGACGGCTCCCGCCGTCGCCCCGATCTCACTCTCCGCGCTCGCCCCCTGGGCCGCCTTCGTCGCCGTCCTCACGCTGGTCCTGCTGTACTTCGTCGGCATCGAGCAGGGCGCCACCGCCATCTTCGAGGGCGAGACCGTCCACGAGTGGCTGCACGACGGCCGCCACCTGCTCGGCTTCCCCTGCCACTGA
- the pucL gene encoding factor-independent urate hydroxylase, producing MSKHVLAQNQYGKAENRIVKVTRKGSDGSWAEIRDLNVSVALRGEFRDVHLTGDNANCLPTDTTKNTVYAFGKEHGIESPEAFGILLAKHFVSSQSPIREAQIRVEEYAWERIPVPTRKEQHSFVRKGQEVRTAQITYSETTGLQVISGLKDLTVMNSTNSEFHGYIKDKYTTLKEAYDRILATKVTARWAHSALAADDSSYDWDQSYKKVRKNMLEAFAETYSYSLQQTLNQMAERVLDNCPKVNEVRLNLPNKHHFLVDLEPFGLKNDNEVYFAADRPYGLIEGTIHRDGVQPVIATSDWIVA from the coding sequence ATGAGCAAGCACGTCCTGGCCCAGAACCAGTACGGCAAGGCCGAGAACCGCATCGTCAAGGTCACCCGCAAGGGCAGCGACGGTTCCTGGGCCGAGATCCGTGACCTCAACGTGTCGGTGGCGCTCCGCGGCGAGTTCCGCGACGTCCACCTGACCGGCGACAACGCCAACTGCCTGCCGACCGACACCACCAAGAACACGGTGTACGCCTTCGGCAAGGAGCACGGCATCGAGTCGCCCGAGGCCTTCGGCATCCTGCTCGCGAAGCACTTCGTCTCCTCCCAGTCCCCGATCCGCGAGGCGCAGATCCGCGTCGAGGAGTACGCCTGGGAGCGGATCCCGGTCCCGACCCGCAAGGAGCAGCACTCCTTCGTCCGCAAGGGCCAGGAAGTGCGCACCGCGCAGATCACCTACAGCGAGACCACCGGCCTGCAGGTCATCTCGGGGCTGAAGGACCTGACGGTGATGAACTCGACCAACTCCGAGTTCCACGGCTACATCAAGGACAAGTACACGACGCTGAAGGAAGCGTACGACCGCATCCTGGCGACCAAGGTCACCGCGCGCTGGGCGCACTCGGCGCTCGCCGCCGACGACTCCTCGTACGACTGGGACCAGTCGTACAAGAAGGTCCGCAAGAACATGCTGGAAGCCTTCGCGGAGACCTACTCCTACTCGCTGCAGCAGACCCTGAACCAGATGGCCGAGCGGGTGCTCGACAACTGCCCCAAGGTCAACGAGGTTCGCCTCAACCTCCCCAACAAGCACCACTTCCTCGTCGACCTGGAGCCCTTCGGCCTCAAGAACGACAACGAGGTCTACTTCGCGGCGGACCGCCCGTACGGCCTGATCGAGGGCACCATCCACCGCGACGGCGTGCAGCCGGTGATCGCCACGTCCGACTGGATCGTCGCGTAA
- a CDS encoding CbtA family protein — protein sequence MNTVSPRILLVRGMLAGVLAGVAAFLVAYLLGESKVDAAIAIEEAGAAVGGHDHGEEAPVSRVLQATAGLGTGVLFYGVALGGIAALVFCYALGRIGRFGPRATAALVTAGLFVTVTLVPFFKYPANPPAVGDPDTAARRTALYLLMIALSALLAAGALILGRRLAPKLGNWNASAVGGLGFVLLVGISYAVLPGINEVPADFPAALIWDFRLASLAIQTALWTTFGLAFGFLAERALVPPVAPKEALQPTS from the coding sequence ATGAACACTGTCTCCCCCCGCATCCTGCTGGTCCGGGGCATGCTGGCCGGTGTCCTCGCCGGCGTGGCCGCCTTCCTCGTCGCGTACCTGCTCGGCGAGTCCAAGGTCGACGCGGCCATCGCCATCGAGGAGGCCGGCGCCGCCGTGGGCGGCCACGACCACGGCGAGGAGGCCCCGGTCAGCCGGGTCCTCCAGGCGACGGCCGGCCTCGGCACCGGCGTCCTGTTCTACGGGGTCGCGCTCGGCGGCATCGCCGCGCTCGTCTTCTGCTACGCCTTGGGCCGCATCGGCCGCTTCGGCCCGCGGGCCACGGCGGCGCTGGTCACCGCGGGTCTGTTCGTCACCGTCACCCTGGTGCCGTTCTTCAAGTACCCGGCCAACCCGCCGGCCGTCGGCGACCCCGACACGGCCGCCCGGCGGACCGCCCTCTACCTCCTGATGATCGCCCTGAGCGCGCTGCTCGCGGCGGGTGCGCTGATCCTCGGCCGGCGACTCGCGCCGAAGCTCGGCAACTGGAACGCCTCGGCCGTCGGCGGCCTGGGCTTCGTCCTGCTCGTCGGAATCTCGTACGCCGTCCTGCCCGGCATCAACGAGGTCCCGGCGGACTTCCCGGCCGCGCTCATCTGGGACTTCCGCCTCGCGTCGCTGGCCATCCAGACCGCACTGTGGACGACTTTCGGCCTCGCCTTCGGTTTTCTTGCCGAACGCGCCCTTGTGCCGCCGGTCGCACCCAAGGAGGCTTTGCAGCCCACGAGTTGA
- a CDS encoding histidine phosphatase family protein, translating into MRPPLDAAARQGRFGNPENAPVRAGHEGLRGLDAGEWAGRTLDEVAAADPAGVRAWLTDPGYAPPGGESVDGLIARVGAELAGLAPGTHRFVVEQAVVRAAVVHALDLPAAAFWRLDVRPESVTTLTGRAGRWNLLVGQEGGQEGGRQNGPDPATRSGPN; encoded by the coding sequence GTGAGACCCCCGCTGGACGCGGCTGCCCGCCAGGGACGCTTCGGAAACCCCGAAAACGCGCCCGTCCGCGCCGGTCACGAAGGTCTGCGCGGCCTCGACGCGGGGGAGTGGGCGGGGCGGACGCTGGACGAGGTGGCCGCCGCGGATCCGGCGGGCGTGCGGGCCTGGCTGACGGATCCCGGGTACGCGCCGCCGGGCGGCGAGTCGGTGGACGGACTGATCGCCCGCGTCGGGGCGGAGCTGGCCGGCCTGGCGCCGGGCACGCACCGGTTCGTCGTCGAACAGGCCGTCGTCCGCGCGGCCGTGGTGCATGCGCTCGACCTGCCGGCCGCGGCCTTCTGGCGGCTCGACGTACGGCCGGAGTCGGTGACCACCCTCACAGGCCGGGCGGGGCGCTGGAACCTGCTGGTCGGGCAGGAGGGCGGGCAGGAGGGCGGGCGGCAGAACGGCCCGGACCCCGCGACGCGGTCCGGGCCGAACTGA
- a CDS encoding RidA family protein yields the protein MTRSIINPAGLHTPTDYGYSHIVSAPGEQVFIAGQYGSDENGHVVSDDFADQVERAFANLLTALAAVGLGPADVVRIGTYVVGHDQGRLEVLLKQLHATWGIELPAQTLIGVAALALPDMLFEIDAVAVRG from the coding sequence ATGACGCGCAGCATCATCAACCCGGCAGGACTCCACACCCCGACCGACTACGGCTACAGCCACATCGTCTCCGCACCCGGCGAGCAGGTCTTCATAGCCGGCCAGTACGGCTCCGACGAGAACGGCCACGTCGTCTCCGACGACTTCGCCGACCAGGTCGAGCGGGCCTTCGCCAACCTCCTCACCGCACTGGCGGCCGTCGGCCTCGGCCCCGCCGACGTGGTCCGCATCGGCACCTACGTCGTCGGGCACGACCAGGGCAGGCTGGAGGTCCTCCTCAAGCAGCTGCACGCCACCTGGGGCATCGAGCTGCCCGCCCAGACCCTGATCGGGGTCGCCGCCCTCGCCCTGCCCGACATGCTCTTCGAGATCGACGCCGTCGCCGTGCGCGGCTGA